The nucleotide sequence ATTGTTGATAACAGATTTTTCGCAGGAAAAATATGTCTTAATTATGTTCTTGTATAGATTGATTATTTTCTTACAGTTATCATTTAACTCAGCTTCCTTGATTTTCCCCTCAAAAAAATCGTTCAACAATTCTTCTTCTTTTTCATTCATACGAACTTAGCCTCCTCTATCAATTGTCTCAATTTTTTTCTCGTATAATGTAGCTTACTTTTTACAGTCCCTAAAGGGATTTCCATTATCTCGGCAATTTCATTGTAACTCATACCATCGATATCTCTTAACTTAATCAGTAGTCTTTCCTCCTCGTTAAGTTTTTCCATTATGTTTAAAATCATTTGGTAATCAAGCTCTTCTAGTACTTCATTTTTTACATTGGTATTGGAAATTGCTTGGATATTATGATTTTGATCCGTTTCATCTTCAAAATCCACAGAAGTTTCTTTGCTTCGTTGATATTTGCGAGTATAATTTTTACCAACATTGACAGCTATTCTATAAATCCAAGTAGATAACTTGGAACGGCCTTTAAATCCATTTATCCCTTTAATAATTCGTAGAAACACTTCTTGAAGGGCATCTTCTATTTCATCATGGTTAACGTAATTAATTAAAACCCCGTAAATTTTTGGTGCATACTCTTCGTATAATTTTTTAAACGAATCGGGATTATTTTTTTTAAGGTCTTCTACGAATTTTTCCTCTGTCAATTTGATTCTCTCCCAAAATAATTTGTTCATTTTATTATACCATAAATTGTTAGCAGGACTCTTTGAAAAATTTTTCTTTGAAATTTTTTTCATAGTTGACAAAAATGTAGATAATTGGCTCTAAATTCTTATAATTGCTTCTAATCGTCTATGAGTAGATTTCTTTGGATTTGAAACTTTGAGAAAAAAGGGATAAAATATTTATGTAGGATTGAAAGTGAGATTTTAAAGTTTTAAGAAATATGAAAGCAATAACATAAAGGAGGATTTCAAAGATGGAAGAAACAAAAAAGGTAAGCTTGTACGATAACGCGGTTAAGCAATTCGACAGAGCTGCTAGAATCATGGAATTAGACAGAAATTTAAGAGAAGTATTAATCAAACCTAAGAGAGAACTCACAGTTAATTTCCCGGTGCGTATGGATGATGGGTCAATCAAGGTTTTTACTGGTTATAGGGTACAACACAATGTTTCTAGGGGTCCAGCAAAAGGTGGAATCAGGTACCATCCAGATGTCACATTAGATGAAGTTAAAGCGTTGGCTTTTTGGATGACGTGGAAGTCTGCTGTAGTAGATATACCCTATGGTGGGGCTAAAGGCGGCGTTACAGTGGATCCGCTTAAACTTTCAGATTCAGAATTAGAGAAATTGTCCAGAAGGTTTTTCTCTGAAATTCAAATCATAATAGGTGAAGAGAAAGATATCCCCGCCCCAGATGTAAACACTGATGGTCAAATAATGTCTTGGTGGATGGATACGTATTCGATGAATATCGGACATACTACTTTAGGTATAGTCACAGGTAAGCCTTTAGAGATTGGAGGTTCTGAAGGAAGAACAGAAGCAACGGGAAGAGGAGTAAATATATGTACTGAGGAAGCTGTAAAGTATTTGAGAGAGAAAGGAAAGCTAAATAAAAAAGATGAAGAAATAACCGTTGCTATTCAAGGTTTCGGTAACGTGGGTTCTTACTTAGCTTTGACCCTTACAGAAGAAACTAAATTTAAGCTAGTCGCAATATCTGATTATAGCGGTGGTTTTTATAAAGAGTCTGGTTTCACAGCAGAAGAGATTCGTAAGTTAATGGATAGAACTAGAGGTAGAAAAGCATTGTTATTGGATGTTAACGAAGAAGGTTATAAAGAGATAACCAACGAAGAATTGTTGAAGCTAGATGTAGATGTTTTGGCCCCTTGTGCTTTAGAGAATGCAGTAAATGAAGATAATGCAGATGATATAAGAGCAAAACTTATTGTAGAAGGAGCCAACGGTCCATTAACCCCAGAAGCAGACGACATCTTGTTGTCCAAAAATGTCCTTATAGTACCGGATTTCTTGGCAAATGCTGGTGGAGTGACGGTTTCGTACTTTGAGTGGGTGCAAGGACTTCAGTGGAATTTTTGGGAACTTGAAGATATCAGAAAGGCCCTTCATAAAAAGATGAAGAATGCATTTTGTGATGTTATTCAAACGATGGAAAAGTATGAAATTGATATGAGAACAGCTGCTTATGTGAGAGCCATTGAACGTGTGGCAAACGCTACAAAGTTAAGAGGAATCTATCCCTGATAAGAAATAACAAAATATACCCCTTCCTTAATTATTTAGGAAGGGGTAATTTTTTGGTTACTTTGTTTAAGTAAAATAGAACGAGTTTATTTAATAAAGGAGTGGAAAAATGGCTTTTACATTAATTTCGGTATTTATAAACTCTACAATTGGTTTTTTTCTGGTTGATATGTTGTATTGGATTTTTTCACTAGTAATCTTAGGTATTATAATGTACATTTCCTGGAGAAAAAATATGTACAGCAAATTGGGTAACTTTATTTTATTAGTAGGGATTTTATTTTCTTTTTTTGGTTATCTAAATAATTTTGATCCATCTTATTTTTATTTGTTAATTAACCTGTCCGCCTTTTTTGCTGTTCTTTATACGGCTTTTAACAAAAAAATATTGATTATCTTATCTTGGTTGTTAAATGGTTTTTCTCTGGGATACATCATCGCATCTTTGAGAAACTTAAATTTAGGCATTATATTTGGTATAATTATTTTCCTTATTGGATTAAGAGATGCGTTTTTGCCTAAAAAGTTTGATGACCATTTAAATAATTAACTCCTGTATTGCAGAGGTTAACCTTTTTATACCCTCTTCGATGCTTTTTTCATTTGCACAGGAATAATTTAATCTCAAGGTATTTACATTTTTTTTATCAATGTAAAAAGGGTCTCCGGGGACGAAGGCAACCTTTTTTTCAATAGCTTTGTCAAACAACTGAAGAGCAGAAATGTTGTTTGGTAAAGTTATCCATAGAAACATTCCACCTTGTGGATCTGTATACTCTACGTTTTTGGGGAAATATTTTTTGATACTTTTTATCATGGAATTTTTTTGACTGCCATACCTCATTTTTATGTTTATTATATGTTTGTCTAGGTCGTTCTCTTTCAAGAACTGGTATAGTATTCTTTGCCCTACGTAATTAGAATGAAGATCAGCACCTTGCTTAGCGGTTACAAGATTCTCCAACACATCTTCAGGAGCCACCACCCAGCCTAGTCTAAATCCTGGGGCAACAATTTTTGAAAATGATCCTAAAAGTATCGTTTGTTCAGGTATCAATTTTTTGAATGAAACATTATCTTCTCCTTCAAATCTTAACTCTCCATATGGGTCATCTTCGATAAGGTAAATATTGTGATTTTTCAATATTTCAGCTATCTTTTCTCTATTTTTATTTGTATAAGTGATTCCCGAAGGATTTTGAAAATTTGGGACGGTGTACAGTAATTTTGGTGAAAACTCTTCCAAAACATCTTTTAATTCCACTAAATCGAGTCCTTCTGGACATAGTTTAACTGGTTTAAAATTCTTGGTGTATACCGATAATGCCTGTATAGCTCCTAAATAGCCAGGTTCTTCAATTGCAATAAAATCATCTTCGTTCAAAAATAATTTTCCAAGTAAGTCAAGGGCTTGTTGAGATCCATGAGTTATTAAAACATCGTCTTTTGTTATGTTTAAACCTTTCTTTTCATTGTATCTATTGGCAATAAATTCTCTTAAAGGTGGGTATCCTTCTGTGGTACTGTACTGTAGTATCTCTTTACCGTGATTATCAAACTGATAAACAGCTGCAGTTTTTATCTCTTCTATTGGAAATAAATCGGCGTTCGGTAAACCGCCGGCGAATGAAATTATTTCCGGATCATCTATTACCTTAAGTATCTCTCTTATAAAAGAACGTGGTACGTTTTTCATACGATTAGAGTATATATTTTCCATTTTTTCTCTCCTTCTGGGAAGTTTTTATCACAATTGGCCCTGTTATCCTTTTAATGTTCTTTAACGGGTGAAAAATTATCTACAAACAATCCATATTCTACACTGTCTAACAAAGCTTTCCAACTCGCCTGAATTATGTTAGTTGAAACACCCACAGTAGTCCAAGTTTTATCGGTGTCTGAAGTTTCTATTAAGACCCGCACCTTCGCGGCAGTTCCAGAAGTACTGTCTAACACCCTTACTTTGTAATCTATCAATTTCATGTTCTTCAGTGAAGGGAAAAAGTTTTGCAAGGCTTTTCTTAACGCCATATCTAAAGCATTAACAGGGCCGTCGCCTTCAGCAACGGCATGGACCGTTTCACCATTTATTTTTAATTTGACAATCGCTTCTGTTCCTGTGCCTTCGATAAAATTGTAATGAAGAATGTTGAAATTCTCCACTTGAAAATTTGGGGCATAGTCAAAAAATTCTCTTAATACTAAGAGTTTTAAAGAAGCGTCAGCACCTTCAAATTGATATCCATCATGCTCATATTCCTTTATCTTTGATGTTAACTTTTTGAACTGTTCTTCAGAAAATTGAGTAATATCAAAGCCTAATTCTTCTAGTTTTGATTTTAAATTACTTTTTCCTGATAACTCTGAAACTAATATTCTTCTAGTGTTTCCCACCCATTCTGGAGATATGTGTTCATAAGTGTGAGGATTTTTAAGAATGGCGCTAACATGGACACCCCCTTTATGTGTGAAGGCGCTTCTTCCTACATAAGGTTTCCTGTTGTCAGGAGTTAAATTAGCAATTTCAGTTACGTAATTATAAAGTGAGGTTGTTTTTTCTACATTTATTTTTGGTAATTTAAACCCGTATTTAAACTTCAAGTTAGGTATTATAATACAAAGATCTGCATTACCGCATCTTTCCCCCAGACCTCCCACCGTTCCTTGTATTTGTTCAATTCCCTCTTCAATAGCTGTAAGAGAATTGGCTACAGCAAAACCGGAATCATTGTGAGCATGAATGCCTAAAGGTATTTTTATTTTTTCTTTTACCGTTTCTATTGCTTCTTTGACCTTTGAAGGTGTTTGCCCTCCGTTTGTGTCACACAAAACAGCAATTGAAGCACCAGAGTTTTGTGCAACTTCTAAGGTTTTAATGGCATATTTTTGATTATGGTTAAAACCATCAAAAAAGTGTTCGGCATCGAAAAATACCTCTAACCCTTCTCGTTTTAAGAAAGTTATCGTATCTTCTATAAGTTTTAGGTTATCATCAAGAGAAATGCCCAATGCTTGAGAAACATGGAAATCCCAACTTTTTGCAAATATAGTAACTATTTTTGCCCCAGAAGAAACCAATTTTAATATATTTGGATCATCTTCTGCCTTTGTTCCATACCTTTTTGTAGAACTAAAGGCAACTATTTCACTATTTTTAAATGATATATTTTGAACTTTTTTAAAGAATTCTTCATCTTTAGGATTAGACCCTGGCCAACCACCTTCGATGTAGTCTATTCCGTACTCATCTAGTTTTTTAGCTATTTTTAATTTATCTTCCACAGTTAGAGAAACATTCTCACCCTGGGTTCCATCTCTTAAAGTGGTATCAAATAATTTAGGTTCTTCCAATTTGGTTCACCCTCTTTTTAAGATTTTGACAATTTCGTCTCCTACTTCACCGGTGCTTAAATTCCCCCCCATGTCTTTAGAAAGTAAGTTTTCATCGATAGATATCTTAATCGCACCTTCAATTTTATCTGATAAGTCTTTTCTTCCTAGATATTCCAACATCATCGCGGCGGCTAAAATCGCAGCAAGGGGATTTGCAATACCTTTACCAGCAATATCTGGGGCTGAACCATGAACAGGTTCAAACATGGAAACGGTATTCGGATTTATATTTCCTGAGGCAGCTAATCCCATTCCTCCCTGGAGTTCTGCACCCAGATCTGTAATGATATCTCCAAACATATTGCAGGTTACTATTACATCGAAAATTTCTGGATTTCGTACCATTTTCATCGTTATAGCATCTACATAGTAATGATCAGTCTGAACTTCGGGATATTCTTTCTTTAACTCTTCAAATACTCTCAACCATAGTCCGTGAGAATAAGTTAGTACATTACTTTTATCACAAAGAGTTAGTTTACC is from Petrotoga sibirica DSM 13575 and encodes:
- a CDS encoding RNA polymerase sigma factor, which translates into the protein MTEEKFVEDLKKNNPDSFKKLYEEYAPKIYGVLINYVNHDEIEDALQEVFLRIIKGINGFKGRSKLSTWIYRIAVNVGKNYTRKYQRSKETSVDFEDETDQNHNIQAISNTNVKNEVLEELDYQMILNIMEKLNEEERLLIKLRDIDGMSYNEIAEIMEIPLGTVKSKLHYTRKKLRQLIEEAKFV
- a CDS encoding Glu/Leu/Phe/Val family dehydrogenase, with the translated sequence MEETKKVSLYDNAVKQFDRAARIMELDRNLREVLIKPKRELTVNFPVRMDDGSIKVFTGYRVQHNVSRGPAKGGIRYHPDVTLDEVKALAFWMTWKSAVVDIPYGGAKGGVTVDPLKLSDSELEKLSRRFFSEIQIIIGEEKDIPAPDVNTDGQIMSWWMDTYSMNIGHTTLGIVTGKPLEIGGSEGRTEATGRGVNICTEEAVKYLREKGKLNKKDEEITVAIQGFGNVGSYLALTLTEETKFKLVAISDYSGGFYKESGFTAEEIRKLMDRTRGRKALLLDVNEEGYKEITNEELLKLDVDVLAPCALENAVNEDNADDIRAKLIVEGANGPLTPEADDILLSKNVLIVPDFLANAGGVTVSYFEWVQGLQWNFWELEDIRKALHKKMKNAFCDVIQTMEKYEIDMRTAAYVRAIERVANATKLRGIYP
- a CDS encoding PLP-dependent aminotransferase family protein, which produces MENIYSNRMKNVPRSFIREILKVIDDPEIISFAGGLPNADLFPIEEIKTAAVYQFDNHGKEILQYSTTEGYPPLREFIANRYNEKKGLNITKDDVLITHGSQQALDLLGKLFLNEDDFIAIEEPGYLGAIQALSVYTKNFKPVKLCPEGLDLVELKDVLEEFSPKLLYTVPNFQNPSGITYTNKNREKIAEILKNHNIYLIEDDPYGELRFEGEDNVSFKKLIPEQTILLGSFSKIVAPGFRLGWVVAPEDVLENLVTAKQGADLHSNYVGQRILYQFLKENDLDKHIINIKMRYGSQKNSMIKSIKKYFPKNVEYTDPQGGMFLWITLPNNISALQLFDKAIEKKVAFVPGDPFYIDKKNVNTLRLNYSCANEKSIEEGIKRLTSAIQELII
- the cimA gene encoding citramalate synthase produces the protein MEEPKLFDTTLRDGTQGENVSLTVEDKLKIAKKLDEYGIDYIEGGWPGSNPKDEEFFKKVQNISFKNSEIVAFSSTKRYGTKAEDDPNILKLVSSGAKIVTIFAKSWDFHVSQALGISLDDNLKLIEDTITFLKREGLEVFFDAEHFFDGFNHNQKYAIKTLEVAQNSGASIAVLCDTNGGQTPSKVKEAIETVKEKIKIPLGIHAHNDSGFAVANSLTAIEEGIEQIQGTVGGLGERCGNADLCIIIPNLKFKYGFKLPKINVEKTTSLYNYVTEIANLTPDNRKPYVGRSAFTHKGGVHVSAILKNPHTYEHISPEWVGNTRRILVSELSGKSNLKSKLEELGFDITQFSEEQFKKLTSKIKEYEHDGYQFEGADASLKLLVLREFFDYAPNFQVENFNILHYNFIEGTGTEAIVKLKINGETVHAVAEGDGPVNALDMALRKALQNFFPSLKNMKLIDYKVRVLDSTSGTAAKVRVLIETSDTDKTWTTVGVSTNIIQASWKALLDSVEYGLFVDNFSPVKEH